aaataatttcaaattgtagtaaatgttaatttaattattacagTATCGTATCTGTAACGTCAAATAGTTTGTGgggtttaaaaaattgtagtagtatatcataatatcaataataatttctcgtttatttcaataactcaaatattccaattattGTTGGCTTGTTGACGGTACAAACtacaaagttttattattccatagtactttattttattgaattgattAGAGGTACTGATATAAACTCAAATTAATGCAATGATTATATCTCTCTTAATCAAATTTCTCAAAGATGTGACATGTGATGAGATAAAATTGATGATTGTAACCCAACGATAAACATCATTTCCTGAACTAGTAATTATGTACAGAGTTTGGATTCCATTTGTTTAATGTAATCAATCGatcattaatttattggaTCGTATTAATTAGTACGTGACTCTAATTATTGTCCTTGTTATTGACATGTCACATGTGTACATTTAGCATTTTTAGATGTTTTAACTTGTGATCATCTTTTagcatatttttcaatatatttttcaagatTGAATTGGTCTAAATTTActtgaattatattttctcgTAGCCATATCTATGAGTTGAGACTTGAGACAAATAGTAAGTCCCAAATTGATTCATAGCTATACTACAACAATAAATCAATTCTTATATGcaatttttcctatttttaagCATCTAGTTTTATTGTCCATATCTACTTgttttttccaaatatttataggCTTCTCactattttgaatattaagtTTCCATTAAAGATATTAAATTGTCTCCCTCTTATAATTATTCTGAAATATCTCACCTTCGTATAATACAAGTCCATTTTGCGTTTTAAATTCAGCCCGTTTTGGGCTTCAATTTCTGGGCTTTTAGGCTCGACGCAATATTGTTGGGCCAcggaaaatatgaaattgagtgtaaaattaaaatgaaaataaaaagtaaagagagacAAACGGCACTAAAGTAAGatcaaaatgttcatttttactcaaatcattttattgtttaaacaAAACtgcatcaaatttatttagttgcataaaaatatctaacatttaatattagtgataaaatgcaaatttatatacgatacaaacttaaaacttctcaacacagtttcaatacaatatcaacacagtgtaaaattccaagattttaatgtgaaCACAgtatcaatacaatatcaacacgcaatcaatcattgactaccgttgaaattctattgacattttttattgatgttttttttatctattgatatttttcaatggtccaaatgctagttttgaatttgtatcATATTTAGAGTTTGAGTAAATGCTAAAATTGGTCCagaacatatggtcattttacctttttggtcctaaattttatcttgtggattttttggtcctgcacatatgaaaatttgatcattttggtcatccGTCAAAAGTTCCGCTAAAAACTTAACGGTCAACGGATTTAAttcgattttgaccaaattagtCTTTTAATCCTgatttttaattcactaattatttcctaattatttcaacaaatattcttttataattaGAATTATAAAAGATGACATTCGTTCGTCTTAATTTCTCCAAATTCAACATCCGATTGCGAATTCTTCTTATTCCCCTCAAATTCAACATCCGATTGAGAATTCTTCTTAATTCCCCCAATCTCAGCATCCAATAGCAAATTCTTCTCCAATTTATCAGAATCCTTGTTAACCATCATCTATCTGCTAAACCATCATCCTCCACTATCTCTCCCTCCTCCATCTCATAATCCAATCTGTCGAGATTAGATTCATGCTTCACCAAAGAAGCTCCACCGTCCTCTGCAGTACTATCTAATTTGATTTCTTCAACCTCAGCATCATCATCGATTCTATCACCTTCCAATGATTCCAGCTCGGTCgtttcttccttcttcttgcTGCTCCGGTGGCGGTGGTGATGGCGATGCCGATGGTGGTGGCGATGTTTGCGGCGCTTTGATAGCTCCTCCGCGTCGTCAGCGGAGGATCGGTGGTGCTTGCGGCGCGTCGCTTCAATCGAATCGCCGACCACATTAGCTGGAATTAGGGTTGAGGGAAAACGATTGCAGATTTAAGGGTAAAAGTTTGCCAAATCTAATTGAATCAAATTTCGCAAACAAATAGCCAAagaatttgtgattttgagAGATCGAAGCGGAAGGAAAAAGATGACATATTAGAggaaggaaaaagaagaagaagaaagaagatgaaatgCAAGTGGAATCGCGCTGGATGAACTAAACCCtataatatttaaactatttatttaattctaattataaaagaatatttgttgaaataattagaaaataattagtgaattaaaaatcaggattaaaatactaatttggtcaaaatcggattaaatccgttgaccgttaagtttttaacggaacTTTTGACGGAGgatcaaaatgatcaaattttcatatgtgcaAGACAAAAAATCCataagataaagtttaggaccaaaaagataaaatgattatatattcaGAACTAATTTTGACCTTTGTtgttagagttttcatttgatcacattttcCCTTTAAAAtgtatcataaaataattttaaatgaaactcCGTCAAAACTTGTGAAAGTTggaacattttaattaaaataagaataaaaaataagaaaatgaaagttcTCGATTGTTCGAAGCATAATAGAATCAAGTCAACAACTGGTGCAGAATCGATCTCCTTctgaattactactattaaatcaTTTCTATCCATTGCAGTTCTGCGCTGTCCCAAATTCTTCAATTATCAGTCAGCTTCTTCCAATAGCTTCATCTCTCTTCTCAGTCCTGCGATCGACCTCCATTGTTGCGGAATTAAGGTATTGTTCTGTTTCATTTGGTTTCACTTTTTATGATTCAATCTTACTTTCATTTCTGCTGTATTTTTcgccattttcattttttggggTGTGTTTGTGAGCAGGGTGATTTGTAGAGCTAATTGGTGTTAAGATCATTCATTTCGCTGTTCGAAGAATCGAGAATGAGTCATATCCTCACGATATGTTTCTCCTCTGATTTTAGATCGCCTTTTTCTTTGCTTGTGTGTGTTTTTCATCTCATgttgattgattttgattgacaGGAGAATTTGATTTAAGTATATTTTGCTcatttttggaatttattcctCTGGCAAAGATAATCAGAAGATTCTCAATCGTAGAAATTAGGGCTTTTTGTTTGGGGATTTGGCACCCCTATTGCAATTTAGATTGTGTGATATCAAAGATTTAATCTTTTCAATTAGAGTGTTAAGTTTAGGTTGTGTGATGTTTATGATTTTCATCAAGCATCTAAGCTGTTCAATCTAGTTAGGGATATGAACACAAAGCCTACATTGTTAGTAGTTGATCTAGCTTCTGTTTATGCCTTGACCTATGCTAACGCGGAAACCAAAGAGAGCGTGATCGCGTGAGGGCTCAGGCGAGGAACGGCCAGAAGCCCAGGAACCCGAAGGATGACGGATTGACCCCAGAACAGAGACGAGAGAGGTTTGATGTCCAAACCTTCTTTCGTTTTCTCATCTTTGATCACATTGATCTTGGCTCTTGATGTTGGTGCATGGCGTGTCGTTTACAGGGACGCGAAGGCGTTGCAAGAAAAGGCGGCGAAGAAGGCAGCTCAGGCTGCAGTAGGAGGGAAGGCAAGTGCAGATCATACTAAAAGCCACAATAAGAAATAGGTGGTGTTCATCCATCTCTGCTCCTTTGAAGGGTGGTATTGGTGGATCAGATGTTGTGGTTTTAGATTTGTTATTGTGCTCAATATTGTTATCTGGTTTTGTTCATTGAGTGATCATTCTAGATCTGAATATGTGTAAACAATGGTGTTTCTAGCCCTTGTATCTGATTTTTCAATGCAATTTCCTTTTAATGTGCCAATGTTGTTTCTTGATTACTTACatagatgaaataaaacacGAGATCGAAACACGATGGTTGTTAACTTAGTTGAATGACATAATGTCGTTTAGTAAACAAGCGAGGCTTGCCACAGACGAACCTCCCACTGAAACCGCTTGTCGAACCATCTCCCTGAACTCTCCCACTCTTTTCGTCATCTCTTTCCTCTCATGGCTCTCCAAATCCATGAATTCCTCACGAACTTGGCAATTTTCCCGCTCATGCGTATTTCCCCAAACGCCAAACCCTCCTTAGCATCCACCCCGATCTTCCAATCCTCGAGCACATGTTTCCGAATCGTGGTTTGGTCCATCATTATAGGAAAGCAAATCATCGGCACCCCACTACAAATGCATTCCATAGTCGAATTCCATCTACAGTGCGTCCAGAACCCCCCAACAGAAGGATGGCACAACACCTTGAGCTGCTCAAACCAAGGCACGACTCTCCCGGCCTCCCCACACCGCTCTTGCAGCCTCTTCGCCTCCCCACGAGCCACCCACAAGAACCTCACGCCACTCGCTCGTAGTCCATCTGCAACCTCGTCCATCTGGCTTTGAGAAACATGGTAAAGCTCCCAAACGAGACATACAAAACCGAGCTTGGTGCTTGGGAGTTCAGCCAGTTAAAGTAGTGGTGCTTAACTTGTGATAATCTTTTAGCAtactttttcaatatatttttcgaGATTGAATTGGTCCAAATTTATTCGAAATTGATTTCCTTGCATGGTGATAGACAGACCCATAATATCATAAGCAATCTAAACATTTGTGTCATATCGACTTGGTGAAGATTTCATCTAATCTACATTAAGTGTAAATAACCCATCTGCCTCATTtttaatatggtatcagagcggagCCAAATATGATGGGttttctttatctcttatCTACCTCCAATGTTAATTTCGGCCGACATCGATGATGTTTCTTCTATTGTCTTGCCTACCCACATGATGGAAGTTCGATGTATCATTTCGGCCAACACATGCACGGGGGTGGGGGGTGCTAAAACTccgaaaatttgtcccatatTGACTTGGTAAAGATCTTATCCAACCAAACaacattaatattaatatgatcGAAACGAACTGCAGGTATAAGCAAGCCTGAGACAAATAGtaattccaaaattaattcataccTATATTCTGATTATATAAATCAGATCCAATATTAGAACATTCGAGAAATTTATAGGCTTCTCACAGTATTGAAAATTAAGATTTCAATTAAGAAATTTCACTTATCTTCCACTTATATTTATTCGAGAAATTTGGTCCCTTTATATAAGTACATATAGTACGTTTTAATTCAGCCCGTTTTCTTGGGCTGCAATTTCTGCGCTTCGCTCGAAGCATTGTTGTTGGGCCACgaattataaatttgagtataaaatgaaaatgaaaatgaaaacgaaacaaaaaagtaaagtgataagagagaattgagaaatagcacaaaaataaaagagtaacatatttaattttactcaattatttgattgtttaacaAAACTATCATATTTAGTTAGTTGCATAAAAATGTCTAACATTTAATATTCTCTTAAAAGTGtatcatagagtaataaattttcaaataaactcTGTCACACTCATGGGATATTACCACATTAAATACACAAGGAACAATAGATGCTCAAAAATACTTGTAAGTTTGTAATTTATGGTGGTGAACACTCATCTTTGAACAGGGGGTGTAATCACTCTTTTTATCTCCTAAAAATTGGTGATGTATGAAATAGAAAAGCAAATGATTGGAATAATATTGCGTAAGACCTTTACGGTTATTAGTCACAGTTCTGAGTCATATTTAGTCATGTTTAGTCCACAATGTTTATTCATATTTGTCCACATATGTgatgacataaattttatctaTGTCATTAAATATAACATCATACAGTATTTTATCCGTTTTAATAGTCTCACATCAATGCCAAATAATCAACAATAtttcacaatttaaatataagtaaataaatctaattatttataacgTGAGTAATACTAACAGttccatattaataatatatttttaaaataacaaatttttttcaaataaattggCAAGAAATTTATAAAGACATCCACAATCGATTCCGACGTCGTTTAGATGTATTCCACATTACTTATTATCCCATTCAATATCTTTTATTATAAGTAATTGAACTAAATACTGCTCCATGTTTTTAACTTGggtttatgaattttaattcatgtttGTCTTTGGATTTAAGTCCTTTctcaattcttattttatgttttatttccttACATAAATTCGTTATTTTAAACTCTTTTAGATATTTCttttgcaaattttaatttgaaatatacactgcttattataaatttgggCTGAAACTGCCGGGTCGAGATTATGATGATGAGGGTAAGGAGAAAATATTAGGGGGtgtttggtaggggtgataactcatctaggaatgaaattttatgaaaaaaatgtcatatttattcataaaattccatccctagatgagttatcactTCTACCAAACATGCTAATGTATAGTATCTCGGGCTTTTATCAGCCAATTTCTTATTACTTCTCTAATACATCTTTTTCGGATGTCTCATCGCCAGCATGACAATTACTTCGAGCAACACTAAGAAATACTAATACTTCGCAGCTGTTAATAATG
The nucleotide sequence above comes from Salvia hispanica cultivar TCC Black 2014 chromosome 5, UniMelb_Shisp_WGS_1.0, whole genome shotgun sequence. Encoded proteins:
- the LOC125190054 gene encoding uncharacterized protein LOC125190054 → MAMPMVVAIIIESSQQLVQNRSPSELLLLNHFYPLQFCAVPNSSIISQLLPIASSLFSVLRSTSIVAELRERDRVRAQARNGQKPRNPKDDGLTPEQRRERDAKALQEKAAKKAAQAAVGGKASADHTKSHNKK